Proteins co-encoded in one Malus sylvestris chromosome 7, drMalSylv7.2, whole genome shotgun sequence genomic window:
- the LOC126630428 gene encoding rop guanine nucleotide exchange factor 7-like has protein sequence MESLTRKRENMQKKRTGFVKSSANNVGGGSESLTDSSGGDSRETSSTSRSSPETSGEEVKRKGPSSSPPLLGWPIRKAELCKNSVADLGEAERKAPVDDCNYKDLASKIAEMDMMRKRFSKLLLGEDMSGCGKGVCTAMAISNAITNLCATIFGQLWRLEPLPAEKKSMWRREMESLICVTDHIVELIPSWQTFPDGKKLEVMTCRPRSDLFMNLPALRKLDNMLLEILDSFTNTEFWYVDQGVMAPESDGSASFRKTVQRQEEKWWLPVPRVAAEGLSESSRKQLQHTRECTNQILKAAMAINSITLAEMEVPESYLETLPKNGRACLGDIIYRYITSDKFSPEFLLDCLDLSSEHVALEIANRVEASIFVWRRRTHSKPPPYPNRSSAKSSWEIVKDLVIDLDKRELLAERAESLLLSLKQRFPCLTQTILDTSKIQCNKDVGKSILESYSRVLESLAFNIVARIEDLLYVDDLAKQTDKLSSVAAVSVISRKKVSVSYPVPAPSTPHKRSSATPNLSPAPSISPVRGERTPFLHTNNNKDKPPRRSFGVRRVLTNYLGVETKARICSNTMEGSVSIPNLHGTETLDRFKDSLPHQNGRKSNEADR, from the exons ATGGAGTCTTTAACGAGAAAAAGGGAGAATATGCAGAAGAAAAGAACTGGGTTTGTCAAGTCTTCAGCTAACAATGTCGGTGGAGGAAGCGAGTCGCTCACCGATTCGAGCGGCGGAGACTCGAGAGAGACAAGCAGTACCAGCCGATCGAGCCCCGAGACTTCCGGTGAGGAAGTGAAAAGAAAAGGGCCTTCTTCTTCGCCGCCGCTGTTGGGATGGCCGATCAGGAAGGCTGAGCTGTGCAAGAACTCGGTTGCTGATTTGGGTGAAGCTGAACGAAAAGCCCCTGTTGATGATTGCAATTACAAGGATTTGGCTTCCAAAATTGCAG AGATGGACATGATGAGAAAGAGATTTTCAAAATTGTTACTTGGAGAAGACATGTCAGGTTGTGGCAAAGGGGTTTGCACAGCGATGGCTATTTCGAATGCCATTACCAATCTCTGTG CTACCATTTTTGGGCAACTGTGGAGATTGGAACCCTTGCCTGCTGAAAAGAAATCAATGTGGAGAAGAGAGATGGAATCGCTAATTTGCGTCACCGACCATATTGTTGAATTGATACCTTCTTGGCAAACATTTCCTGATGGAAAAAAGCTTGAG GTCATGACTTGCAGGCCCCGATCAGATCTATTTATGAATCTTCCAGCGCTGCGTAAGCTAGACAATATGCTTCTT GAAATATTAGATAGTTTCACCAATACGGAGTTCTGGTATGTTGATCAAGGAGTTATGGCCCCTGAATCAGATGGCTCAGCCTCTTTTCGCAAAACAGTCCAGCGGCAAGAGGAGAAGTGGTGGTTACCTGTACCTCGCGTGGCAGCTGAAGGTCTCAGTGAAAGTTCAAGAAAGCAGTTGCAACACACGCGGGAATGCACAAATCAAATACTAAAAGCTGCAATGGCTATCAACAGCATTACTCTTGCAGAAATGGAAGTTCCAGAGTCGTACTTGGAAACTCTTCCCAAG AACGGAAGGGCCTGTCTTGGGGACATAATTTACCGATATATTACATCAGACAAATTCTCCCCAGAGTTTTTGCTTGACTGCCTTGACCTGTCCAGCGAACATGTTGCTCTAGAGATTGCAAACCGTGTTGAAGCGTCTATATTTGTCTGGCGTAGAAGAACTCACTCAAAGCCCCCACCTTATCCAAACCGCTCCTCCGCAAAGTCATCTTGGGAGATAGTCAAGGACCTAGTGATCGATCTGGATAAGCGAGAATTACTGGCAGAAAGAGCTGAAAGCCTCCTGCTTTCCTTGAAGCAGCGGTTTCCTTGTCTTACTCAGACTATCTTGGACACCAGCAAGATTCAGTGCAACAAG gatGTTGGAAAGTCCATTCTTGAAAGCTATTCAAGAGTTTTGGAAAGCCTGGCATTTAACATTGTGGCTCGTATTGAAGATTTACTATATGTGGACGACTTGGCAAAGCAGACAGATAAACTATCATCAGTTGCTGCAGTCAGTGTAATTTCTCGCAAGAAGGTCTCGGTTTCATATCCAGTGCCTGCCCCAAGCACTCCTCACAAAAGATCTTCTGCCACGCCTAACTTGTCACCTGCACCTTCAATTAGCCCTGTAAGGGGAGAGAGGACTCCTTTTCTCCACACCAATAACAACAAGGACAAGCCTCCCCGACGCAGTTTTGGAGTGAGGAGAGTCTTGACTAATTACCTTGGTGTTGAAACAAAAGCAAGAATCTGCAGCAACACAATGGAAGGGTCAGTTTCGATACCAAACTTACACGGCACAGAAACTTTGGATCGTTTTAAGGATTCCTTGCCCCACCAAAATGGGAGAAAATCAAACGAAGCAGATCGCTGA
- the LOC126629952 gene encoding guanylyl cyclase 1-like isoform X1, with protein MWPSYFLFNKILKTEDEGVSNGEHSGMVEPYPCEQPLPCSHFVEVPHINQQDSWDCGLACVLMVFRTLGIDNCDIQTLAELCHTNSIWTVDLAFLLRKFSISFSYFTVTFGANPNYSGETFYKEQLPNDLERVDNLFQKALEAGINIQRRSISREEICFSILSGKYIAIVLVDQYKLSRSSPDDVFVSDYCVSNSGYTGHYVVICGYDTTADEFEIRDPACSRKNERISSTCLEEARKSFGTDEDLLLISLKKSGKQNRPGTHQ; from the exons ATGTGGCCTTCGTATTTTTTATTCAATAAGATTCTTAAGACAGAAGATGAAGGTGTATCAAATGGAGAACATTCAGGCATGGTAGAACCCTACCCATGTGAACAGCCGTTGCCCTGCTCGCACTTTGTTGAA GTCCCGCACATAAACCAGCAAGATTCTTGGGATTGCGGCCTCGCCTGCGTTCTTATGGTCTTTCGGACCCTTGGCATAGACAACTGCGATATTCAGACATTGGCAGAGCTATGTCACACAAATAG CATTTGGACCGTTGATCTAGCATTTTTACTACGGAAGTTCTCTATTAGTTTTTCCTACTTCACAGTGACATTTGGAGCAAACCCTAATTATTCTGGCGAGACATTTTATAAG GAGCAATTACCTAATGATCTGGAGCGAGTTGATAATCTATTTCAAAAAGCACTAGAAGCTGGAATTAATATACAG CGCAGATCAATCAGTCGAGAAGAAATTTGTTTTTCGATTTTGTCTGGGAAATACATTGCCATTGTTTTGGTTGATCAGTATAAATTGAG TAGGTCTTCTCCGGACGATGTTTTCGTCTCAGACTATTGTGTAAGCAACTCTGGTTACACAG GTCACTATGTCGTCATATGTGGGTATGACACTACTGCAGATGAGTTTGAAATTAGAGATCCGGCCTGTTCAAG GAAAAATGAGAGGATCTCCTCAACGTGCTTAGAAGAAGCCCGCAAATCCTTTGGTACCGATGAGGATCTTCTCTTG ATATCTCTGAAGAAGAGTGGGAAGCAAAATCGCCCGGGAACACACCAGTGA
- the LOC126629952 gene encoding guanylyl cyclase 1-like isoform X2 → MWPSYFLFNKILKTEDEGVSNGEHSGMVEPYPCEQPLPCSHFVEVPHINQQDSWDCGLACVLMVFRTLGIDNCDIQTLAELCHTNSIWTVDLAFLLRKFSISFSYFTVTFGANPNYSGETFYKEQLPNDLERVDNLFQKALEAGINIQRRSISREEICFSILSGKYIAIVLVDQYKLRSSPDDVFVSDYCVSNSGYTGHYVVICGYDTTADEFEIRDPACSRKNERISSTCLEEARKSFGTDEDLLLISLKKSGKQNRPGTHQ, encoded by the exons ATGTGGCCTTCGTATTTTTTATTCAATAAGATTCTTAAGACAGAAGATGAAGGTGTATCAAATGGAGAACATTCAGGCATGGTAGAACCCTACCCATGTGAACAGCCGTTGCCCTGCTCGCACTTTGTTGAA GTCCCGCACATAAACCAGCAAGATTCTTGGGATTGCGGCCTCGCCTGCGTTCTTATGGTCTTTCGGACCCTTGGCATAGACAACTGCGATATTCAGACATTGGCAGAGCTATGTCACACAAATAG CATTTGGACCGTTGATCTAGCATTTTTACTACGGAAGTTCTCTATTAGTTTTTCCTACTTCACAGTGACATTTGGAGCAAACCCTAATTATTCTGGCGAGACATTTTATAAG GAGCAATTACCTAATGATCTGGAGCGAGTTGATAATCTATTTCAAAAAGCACTAGAAGCTGGAATTAATATACAG CGCAGATCAATCAGTCGAGAAGAAATTTGTTTTTCGATTTTGTCTGGGAAATACATTGCCATTGTTTTGGTTGATCAGTATAAATTGAG GTCTTCTCCGGACGATGTTTTCGTCTCAGACTATTGTGTAAGCAACTCTGGTTACACAG GTCACTATGTCGTCATATGTGGGTATGACACTACTGCAGATGAGTTTGAAATTAGAGATCCGGCCTGTTCAAG GAAAAATGAGAGGATCTCCTCAACGTGCTTAGAAGAAGCCCGCAAATCCTTTGGTACCGATGAGGATCTTCTCTTG ATATCTCTGAAGAAGAGTGGGAAGCAAAATCGCCCGGGAACACACCAGTGA